The stretch of DNA ACGTTCCGTTGACTGAGCGGCGATATACGGATGGCTCGTTGCGGGCATAGTGGCTGGACGGGATGTAGCGAACTAGAGGGAAGTAGATGTTAGGCCGTTTGTTGGCATTTATGGGGTTGGTCTGATTGTATCAATGGTCCGGGAGACTTGTCCCCCGGAAAAACCATGAATCCTACAAAATCCGTAAAGGTGGAACAATCGGGGTCCGGTCGTAACGATTAGCTTTTGCAATGGCAGCTGTGTCTCTCACTGCCAGATTGGCAGGTAACTATGGGGCCAGCGGGTCATTGCCGCCGGGATGGCAGGGGAGCTGGTTGGTAGGCACTCCGCAAGTCTTATCAGAGTAGGGGTTTGCGTTTTAAGTTGATTTGGCACGGCGTTCGCTTTTCGTTGTGTCGCAGAGAGTGTGCGTCGCGCACGAGGTACAATCTCGTGTTTTGACACACGGAGATTGCCCGTTTGGGAGTCATAACAGTCTGCGCCGTTTGATTTGGATGCGAAGAGATGCCTCCACAGGTCGGCAAATACTGATTTCGAACACTGGAATACACTGATTGAAGGAGAGAGTTTCGATGGCAAAGAAGGCCTCGAAGGGTGGAATGAAGATTGTTCCGTTGGGGGACCGCGTGGTGCTCCGTCGCGAAGCTGCCGAGACAACAACAGCCGGCGGTATCGTTCTGCCCGACTCCGCGGCCAGCAAGCCGCAGCGTGGTGAAGTCATTTCCGTCGGAGATGGACACATGACCGGCGAAGGCAAGCGTCTTCCCCTGACCGTCAAACCGGGCGACAAGGTGATCTTCAGCTCCTATGGCGGAGACGAAATCAAAGTCGGTGACGAAGAGTTGCTGTTGATGCGTGAATCGGACATTTTGGCGGTTTACTAATCGTCTCAGGCAAGGCTGATTGGCTCGCGCTGGATTTTGCCGACGTCGATGATTATCAGTCTCACCCCTCATTCAATTAACGACCCACGATACATACGTTCGTCAGATCGAATAAGAAACAGGAGAATTTGACAGATGGCCAAGATGATTGCTTTCGATCAGGAAGCTCAGGAAAAGATTCGGGCGGGCTTGAGCAAGCTGGCCAAAGCAGTGCGAGTCACGCTCGGCCCCAAAGGCCGCAACGTCATCTTGCAAAAGAGCTTTGGCTCACCCACCGTGACTAAAGACGGCGTGACAGTTGCTCGCGAAATCGAACTGGCCGACAAGTTCGAAGACATGGGCGCCAAGATGGTGCGGGAAGTCGCCAGCAAGACTTCCGACATCGCCGGTGACGGAACAACCACCGCCACGATCATGGCCGAAGCGATTTATAACGAAGGTCTCAAGGCGGTTGTCGCCGGTGTGAGCCCCATCGGTATGAAACGCGGCATGGACAAAGCGGTG from Symmachiella dynata encodes:
- a CDS encoding co-chaperone GroES produces the protein MAKKASKGGMKIVPLGDRVVLRREAAETTTAGGIVLPDSAASKPQRGEVISVGDGHMTGEGKRLPLTVKPGDKVIFSSYGGDEIKVGDEELLLMRESDILAVY